One Pirellulales bacterium genomic window carries:
- a CDS encoding sigma factor, which yields MRMEYKTPILKQLRDQQVGYAPRDAKLLQINRAERLVGELVPEKVYTYEYLCQKITDFKPQSFPQLKLKGEDARHDLLLFVEDLSESANIPVEAAGEQVLTVEDLSKTFQVSTKTINRWRQQGLVSRRFVFDGRKRVGFLQSSVNNFVRTHEDQIRRGARFSQMTEEERQEILSTARRLARGGGSASEVIRDVAEKFTRSVETIRYTIKNFDAKHPELAIFPNGSGPLDDEAKKKIFQQFHRGVSIDQLVKNFGRTRTSIYRIVNEMRARRILELPLDYIEHASFPRLNPAKVLQEEFPQPETTVKKSRAPNGLPSYLQSLYETPLLTREQEAYLFRRFNYLKYRAAKLRADLDPATAKSGVMDEIERLYDLAVAVKNQIVRSNLRLVVSIAKRHVGPSDNFFELVSDGNISLIRAVEKFDYSRGFKFSTYAS from the coding sequence ATGCGTATGGAATACAAAACTCCGATTTTAAAGCAACTTCGCGACCAACAGGTGGGTTATGCCCCCCGTGACGCCAAACTGCTACAAATTAATCGTGCCGAGCGCTTGGTGGGCGAATTGGTTCCGGAAAAGGTCTATACCTATGAATATTTGTGCCAAAAGATTACTGATTTTAAGCCGCAGTCGTTCCCCCAGTTAAAGCTCAAGGGAGAGGACGCGCGGCATGACTTATTGCTCTTTGTCGAGGACCTGAGCGAATCAGCCAACATTCCCGTGGAAGCGGCCGGGGAGCAAGTTTTGACCGTCGAGGACCTGAGCAAGACGTTTCAGGTTTCGACCAAGACGATTAACCGTTGGCGGCAACAGGGGTTAGTCAGCCGCCGGTTTGTATTTGATGGGCGAAAGCGCGTGGGCTTTTTGCAAAGCAGCGTCAATAACTTTGTCCGCACGCACGAAGATCAGATTCGCCGCGGGGCGCGGTTTAGCCAGATGACCGAAGAGGAACGGCAAGAAATCCTCAGCACCGCCCGACGACTGGCGCGGGGGGGCGGGTCCGCGTCCGAGGTGATTCGCGATGTGGCGGAAAAGTTTACCCGCAGCGTGGAGACCATCCGCTATACCATTAAGAACTTTGACGCCAAGCACCCCGAACTGGCTATTTTTCCCAATGGATCTGGGCCGCTGGATGATGAGGCCAAGAAAAAGATTTTTCAGCAATTCCACCGCGGCGTCAGCATCGACCAACTGGTAAAAAACTTTGGCCGGACACGGACCAGCATTTATCGCATTGTCAATGAAATGCGGGCCCGGCGCATTCTGGAATTGCCCCTGGATTACATCGAACATGCCTCTTTTCCGCGGCTTAATCCCGCAAAAGTGCTGCAAGAGGAGTTCCCCCAGCCCGAGACCACCGTCAAGAAAAGCCGCGCGCCCAACGGTTTGCCCTCCTACCTGCAAAGCCTGTACGAGACGCCGCTGCTGACCCGCGAGCAAGAAGCGTACTTATTTCGCCGGTTTAATTACCTCAAGTACCGCGCTGCCAAACTACGTGCCGATCTGGATCCCGCCACCGCCAAAAGCGGCGTCATGGACGAGATCGAACGGCTGTATGATTTGGCGGTCGCGGTCAAGAATCAAATTGTGCGTTCCAACCTGCGGTTGGTGGTTTCCATCGCCAAGCGCCATGTCGGCCCCAGCGACAACTTTTTTGAACTGGTCAGCGACGGAAATATCTCGCTGATTCGCGCCGTGGAAAAATTCGACTACTCCCGCGGGTTCAAATTTAGCACCTATGCTAGCTG